The Dokdonia donghaensis DSW-1 DNA window GCTCGTTTATCATTACACAAACTTGTAACAGATGGTCGTATACACCCAGCAAGAATTGAAGAAGTTGTACAGAAAACAACGAGACAAATTGAGCAAGAGATTGTAGAAGTAGGAAAGCGCACAGTAATCGACTTAGGAATACACGGTTTACACCCAGAGCTTATTAAAGCGGTAGGGCGTATGAAGTACCGTTCTTCTTATGGTCAAAACCTACTACAACACAGTAGAGAAGTTGCAAAACTTTGTAGTGTGATGGCAGCAGAGTTAGGCGTAAATGCCAAACTTGCTCGTAGAGCTGGACTTTTACACGATATAGGTAAAGTGCCAGATACAGAGACAGAAACACCACACGCAATCTTAGGAATGCAATGGGCAGAGAAGTATGGAGAGAAGCCAGACGTGTGTAACGCCATAGGTGCTCACCACGATGAGATTGAGATGACAAGTTTACTTTCTCCTATTGTACAGGTTTGTGATGCTATAAGTGGAGCGAGACCAGGCGCACGCCGTCAAGTATTAGATTCATACATACAACGTCTCAAAGATCTTGAGGAAATAGCTTTTGGATTCCAAGGTGTGAAGAAGGCTTATGCTATTCAAGCAGGACGTGAACTTCGTGTTATTGTAGAGAGTGAGAAGGTTAATGATGATAAAGCTTCATCACTATCTTTTGAAATTTCTCAGAAAATTCAAACAGATATGACCTACCCAGGTCAAGTAAAAGTTACCGTAATACGAGAGACCAGAGCGGTCAATATTGCAAAGTAACTGTAAGATTTAGTTATTATTTTTATAAAGAGGCTAGCGCATTATGCGCTAGCCTCTTTTGTTTTAAACCCCTTACGTTGAGTATTTCACAATCTAAAACCCATTAATTAAGATTCCTGTAGCAAAGTCTAAACATCTTATTTAATTATATAAAAAAGGTAGTTTTTATATAATTAATTCTAAAAGTGCATTGCTAGCTCAAATAAGTTGCTACCTTTGAGCCATTAGTATGAATAGAATAATTGCACATATCTCAAATAGCCTTACAGCACTTCTTGCTGCAAGACCTGCTATGCAATTACTTCCTGTTCCTGTACGACGCTTCCGCCGCCGCCCGTAAGGGTAGCTCATTAATGAGGGATGGTAGGTGAGTCCTATCCCGTTTTCCACAAAAGGAACCGTCACATTTTCAATATACATTTTAACTTAAATCATCGCTATGCAAATTGTTGTAGCCACGATTTCGCATACACCATATGCTCAGATTATCTGTGATACCATCGCAGAATCATCTAAGGTACGTGGTACAGGAATCGCTCGTAGAACTCCAGAATATGTCATCTCAAAGATGGAAGCAGGTAATGCTGTCATTGCTTTAGAGGGAGACGTTTTTGCGGGCTTCTGTTATATAGAAGCTTGGGGACACGAAAAATTTATAGCAAACTCTGGACTTATTGTACACCCGGACTTCAGAGGACAGGGACTTGCCAAAAAAATTAAAGGAGAGATATTTACGCTTTCGCGAAAGCGTTATCCAGAGGCAAAAATCTTCGGAATCACTACGGGTCTTGCCGTGATGAAGATTAATAGTGACCTAGGTTATAAACCCGTCACATTTTCTGAACTCACAACAGATGAAAGCTTCTGGAAAGGTTGCCAGACCTGCAAGAACTTTGACGTGCTCACACGTACAGAGCAAAAGATGTGCTTATGCACAGGGATGCTCTATGATCCATCAAAAGAATCAAAATCCACAGAAAAAAATACTGTAAAGGCGCCTGTTTTTAACAGGCTAAAACAAATAAAGGAAAAGCTATTCCTTAAAAAAAATAAGTAATGAAAAAATTAATCTTAGCATACTCAGGAGGACTCGATACAAGCTATTGTGTAAAATATTTCACTGCCGAAATGGGGTATGAAGTACACGCTGTAAGTGTCAATACAGGTGGATTTACAGATCAAGAAATCGAAAAAAATAAAGAGAAGGCTCTTGCACTGGGAGCAACATCATATACAAACATAGATGCCATAGCTACCTTTTATGATACGGTGGTAAAGTATCTCATTTTTGGTAATGTACTTAAGAACAACAGTTACCCACTTTCTGTAAGTGCAGAGCGTATCGTGCAAGCCATAGAGATTGCAAAATTTGCCAAAGCTCAAAACGCAGATGCTATTGCTCACGGTAGTACGGGTGCGGGTAACGATCAAGTGCGTTTTGATATGACGTTCCAAACCATTGTGCCAGAGTTAGAAATAATTACCCCTATAAGAGATCAAACGCTTTCGCGAAAGCAAGAAATCGATTACCTACAGAGTCACGGTATTTCTTGGTCTTGGGAGAAGGCACAGTATTCTATAAATCAAGGTTTGTGGGGTACAAGTGTAGGAGGTGCACAAACCCTAACCTCACATCAAACACTACCTGAGGATGCATATCCTAGTCAGCTAGTGGCTAGCGATTCTCACACTTTAAAGATTGGATTTACAAATGGAGAACCAACGTCGCTTAATGGACAGAAAGGTTCACCAGTAGAGATTATAGAGCAACTAGAAGACATCGCAAGCAAGTATGCCATAGGTCGCGGGATGCACGTGGGAGACACCATTATTGGTATAAAAGGAAGAGTAGGTTTTGAAGCTGCAGCTCCTGTTATCATATTAGAAGCGCATCGTACTCTTGAGAAGCACACGCTTTCAAAATGGCAATTACAGCACAAAGAAAACATCGCGTTGTGGTATGGTACTCATTTACACGAGGGCTTATACCTAGAGCCAGTAATGAGAGACTTTGAAGCTTTTTTACAAAGCAGCCAGAATACAGTCACTGGCGAGGTAGAAGTGGTATTACATCCATATAGATTTGAGGTGGTAGGCATCACATCAGATTATGACCTTATGCAATCTAAGGTAGCCAGCTACGGAGAAGAAAACCAAGGCTGGACCGCCG harbors:
- a CDS encoding GNAT family N-acetyltransferase, with the translated sequence MQIVVATISHTPYAQIICDTIAESSKVRGTGIARRTPEYVISKMEAGNAVIALEGDVFAGFCYIEAWGHEKFIANSGLIVHPDFRGQGLAKKIKGEIFTLSRKRYPEAKIFGITTGLAVMKINSDLGYKPVTFSELTTDESFWKGCQTCKNFDVLTRTEQKMCLCTGMLYDPSKESKSTEKNTVKAPVFNRLKQIKEKLFLKKNK
- the argG gene encoding argininosuccinate synthase, which codes for MKKLILAYSGGLDTSYCVKYFTAEMGYEVHAVSVNTGGFTDQEIEKNKEKALALGATSYTNIDAIATFYDTVVKYLIFGNVLKNNSYPLSVSAERIVQAIEIAKFAKAQNADAIAHGSTGAGNDQVRFDMTFQTIVPELEIITPIRDQTLSRKQEIDYLQSHGISWSWEKAQYSINQGLWGTSVGGAQTLTSHQTLPEDAYPSQLVASDSHTLKIGFTNGEPTSLNGQKGSPVEIIEQLEDIASKYAIGRGMHVGDTIIGIKGRVGFEAAAPVIILEAHRTLEKHTLSKWQLQHKENIALWYGTHLHEGLYLEPVMRDFEAFLQSSQNTVTGEVEVVLHPYRFEVVGITSDYDLMQSKVASYGEENQGWTAAEAKGFIKILGNQSRIIANQDR